The following DNA comes from Atribacteraceae bacterium.
AATGCAGGAAAGAAAGAGACTGGGGAAGGCTCTGAAGGAGTAGAATCAATGATATAATCTTCCATAGTAAAAGAATCAAGACAAGAGGGGGGTTACTGCGGTGAATTCTGGAAAGAAACGAGTGCTCTTTACGCTTTACTCTCCCCAAGCGGAGACGGTTTACCTGGCTGGTTCTTTCAATGACTGGTCCCCGATTTCCGACCCCATGAAAAAAGATAATGATGGTATATGGAAAAAGACTAAAATGCTTTCCCCGGGGGACTATCAATACAAGTTTGTCGTGGATGGTAACTGGGAGCTCGATCCCACCTGTCAGAATACCATATACGATTCATTGGGGGTGCTCAATCACAGTATCCAGGTTTGAGAAGCTTTGTTACGCCCTGCGAAGGTCGTTGTTTGGAAATGTTTTTTATTCTGAGAGAACGGAAGGGGATTTTTCCTATGAGCTGGATTCCTATCCATAACGATGGGAGAAGGAGGCTTTTTAAAGCATAAACGGCTGATTCGATATGCAAAAATGGGCCTCGGATCAGTAATTTGCCCCGGGGTGAGGAATTGATCAATGGATTCTCACGACATCAAGACATATCGCCTATACGATGAGCTGGCATGGCTTTTTCCTATCCTGACTCCTCCTGAAGAATATGCTGAAGAAGCGGAGTGCTGGAAAACAGTTCTTAGAAAAAACCTGGGTCCTGGCCGACACCGGATACTCGAGCTGGGGATCGGCGGTGGACACAATCTATCCCATCTTACTGGTGAATTCGAAGCCACGGCGGTTGATCTTTCTCCGCTGATGCTTGAACAATGCCGGAAGTTGAATCCGGACGTTACTCTTCACCTCGGAGACATGAGAAACGTCAGGCTGGGAAAAATCTTTTCGGCTGTCCTGATTCACGATGCGATCAACTATCTGCTCAATGAGAAGGATTTGTTCCTGACCTTCGAAACCACCGCCGCTCATCTGCTCCCCGGAGGACTCTTGATTGTCGGTCCTGACCACTTCCGTGAAACCTTTCAAGACCGGCGAAGCGAATACGCCACGCATACCAGGGATGGACTCGAACTCACTTATTTCGAGCATACTTTTGATCCCGATCCGGCAGGAACATCTCTTGAAACAATCATGGTTTATATGCTTCGGGAAGGGGAGAAACTCGATCTTCAGTTGGATCGGCATGTGACCGGGATTTTCTCGAAAGCGACCTGGGATCGTCTTTACCGGGAAGCGGGGTTCTCATATACTGAATGCGAATTCCATCTGCCCTCACTCGATCAGCCCTATATCCTCCTGGTCGGTGTGCGTCAGTGAAGCCTGTCAGACAGGTGATATTTTATTCCAGGGAGGAATTGATCATGAGCAAGAAAGTCGATTTGGCCGCAGCATTACGAGTAATCGAAGCCGCCCGGGAAAAGGCCGAGGAAATCGGGGTACCCATGGATATTGCCGTGGTTGACGAAGGCGCGAATTTGGTCGCTTTCCAGCGGATGGACGGGGCTTTGCTGGGTGCGGTGGATATTGCCATGAACAAAGCATACACGGCTTGCAGTTTGAAGACGGATACTGGAGAACTGGCCAAAATCGCTCAACCGGGCCAACCGGTTTTCGGTGTCCACATCAGTAACCAGGGCCGGATCATTATCTTTGCCGGAGGCGTTCCCATCAAAGATGGAGAAAAGGTGGTCGGGGCAATCGGGGTCAGTAGCGGTTCCCTCGCCCAAGATCAAGCGGTCGCCGAGGCGGGAATCGCGGCGTTCTGATAAATTTTATATTTCCACTCTCAACTCTCCTTGGCCTTTTTGCTTCGAAAATGCGGTGATTTCGGCGGCTGATTTATGCAACTTAGGCCCAGGCTTCCTTCATTTTTTTGCAGCAAAATTACTTGTTGCAGTAGAATCAAAGTTGAGTTATTAATAACCCGGGACTCCGCAAGATACCGGCAAAGCCAGAGCCGCTTAAGAGTCCTCTACGGCTTGTACTTTTCACCGGTTCCAGCTATTCTGGGAGTATGCTGAAGGTCGGTTACAATCTATTCCTCGCTGAAAACGAGCTTACAGAAAAATTCATACGTTCCGGAGGACCGGGCGGACAAAACGTGAACAAAGTCTCCACCGCCGTCCAACTCCGTTTCAACGTTCGCCTTTCCCCCTCATTACCTGAACCGGTACGGGAGCGCCTGCTGTATCTGGCCAGAAACCGTATCACCGCCGATGGGGTACTGGTCATCGAGGCCCACCGTTTCCGTACTCAGGAGGAAAACCGCCTCGCTGCCCGCGAGCGGCTGACCTCCCTCATCCGCCAGGCCATGGAAACCCCCCGACCCCGGCGGCCCACCCGACCTTCCTTCTTGGTCAATACCCAACGTATCGAGCATAAACGCCGTCATGGCCAGCGGAAAAAGTGGCGGCGTAAGATCCGTGAAGGGGAGGATTGAAGGAGGGTAAGCTTTCCCGGAAATCGCCCGGTTGCAAAGGAACAAAGCGGCCTTCGCTGCAGCGGGGATCCTGAAACCGGGGAAAATTTTTCCGGACTATCGTACCGCGTTGCGTCATGAAAGGAACAAAATATGACTGACCTGTATCCCCTGCTCAACCTGCTCCTGCTTACGGTTATTCTGGTGATTGTCCTTATTACATCCAGCAAAACCGGCGGGTGTGATCGCCTGAAAGGTTCCACCCTGGTCCGGGGATTGCGCGAGGAGCTTCGCCTGGTCCGGGAGGAATCCGCTCAGCACTCCCGAGGTCTGCGGGAAGAGGTTTCCCGCTCGCAAACCCTGGCTAACGAGGTGCTGGTCCGTATGGTGAATACCCTGGGGGATAACCAGAAAGGGCTCCTGGAAGGATTGACTCGGGCCACCCGGGAGTCGGCCGAAGGGACCCGGCGAGAAATCGAGGCTCTCAGTCAGCGGGTGGTCGAAACCCTGCGGGAAATCCAGGCCGCCAATGAGACGAAACTGGAGGCGGTGCGAAACACCGTTACGGGGCAGCTCCGATTGCTTCTTGAGGACCAGCGTCGGCAGGAGGGCGAAGTGGTCTCGACCTTGAACGCTCTGCGGGAAGCCAGCCGCCACGACCAGGAGAGGGCCCGGAGCCTCCTTGAGGTCCAATTCCGCCAGATCCAGGAGAGTAACGAGAAAAAACTCGATGAAATGCGGCTGACGGTTGACGAGAAGCTCCACACCACGCTCGAAAAGCGGCTGGGTGAGTCTTTCAGGCTGGTCAGCGAACGGCTGGAAGCGGTCCAGCGCGGTCTGGGGGAGATGAAGACGTTAGCCGACGGGGTGGGCGATCTCAAACGGGTCCTGAGCAACGTCAAAGAACGGGGGACCTGGGGGGAGTACCAGTTGGGAGCTATTCTGGCAGAAATTCTGACCCCGGACCAGTACGCGCAAAATGTGCGTCCCCGGGAGGGGGGAGAGAGCGTGGAATTCGCTGTCAAGCTTCCGGGCAAAGATCTGGATTCCGATGATCCGGTGTGGCTTCCCATCGATGCTAAATTCCCGAAAGAGGATTACGAGCGGTTGCTCGAGGCGGTGGAACGTTCCGACGCCGAAACGGTAAAGGCGGCGACCGGCTCTCTGATGGTTGCCGTTCGCAAATCCGCCCGGGAGATCCACGACAAGTATATCGCTCCTCCGGCCACTACCGATTTCGCGATCATGTTCCTTCCCACCGAAGGACTGTATGCCGAGGTTCTCCGCCACCCCGGTTTTCATGACGAACTGCAGACCAGGTACCGGGTGCTGGCCGCCGGTCCCACCACTCTTTCGGCCATTTTGAACAGCCTGCGGGTCGGCTTCCAGACCCTGGCCATCGAGCGGCGTTCGCACGAGGTGTGGCGGGTGTTAGGAGCGGTCAAGTCCGAGTTCGGTAAATTCGGCGCCATGCTCGAGAAAATCAAGCGGCAACTGCACACCACCTCCAACACCATCGAGCAAGCCCAAACCCGTACCCGGGCGATGGAACGGAGCCTGCGCGACGTCGAACGACTGCCCGAGGAGGCCCGGGATCTCCTGGAGCTACCGGATGCGGAAGAAGGGGAGCAGATAAATTCGCGCCCCATACCCGGCAGGCCGGGGGACGGGGCGCGAATTTCTTGAGCGAGGCTTAAAGTAAGATGTTCACACCTTGAAGTGTCCCACCATGCCCTGAAGTTCCTGAGCCAGTTTGGCCAGGGACTCGCTGGCTGAGGTGATTTCCTCGAGCGAAGCGCTCTGTTCTTCCGTGGAGGCGGAAACTTCTTCGCTCCCGGCCGCGTTTTCTTCGGATACCGAGGTGATGGAACCAAGGCTTGCGGTGATGGCCTGGATCCGTTCGGTCATGTCTTTGACCAAACCGGCGTTGTCTTCCGAGAGAGTCCCCACTTCCTCGGCCTGATTGAGGGATCTGGCCTGGTTCTTCCGGGTTTTCTCGAAAGTGCCGGCCAGAGACCGGAGGCTCTGGATGGAGCTTTCCACCGCGGTGAGGATGGTCTGGAAGCTCCGGGTCACTTCGTCACTCTGGGTTACCCCGCTTTCCACCTTCTTCGCCGCCTTGTCCATGCTGGCTACCGCCTGTTGGGTGTCTTCCCGGATCTGGGCGATCAACCGGGCGATCTGCTGGGCGGCCTG
Coding sequences within:
- a CDS encoding glycogen-binding domain-containing protein, with amino-acid sequence MNSGKKRVLFTLYSPQAETVYLAGSFNDWSPISDPMKKDNDGIWKKTKMLSPGDYQYKFVVDGNWELDPTCQNTIYDSLGVLNHSIQV
- a CDS encoding class I SAM-dependent methyltransferase; protein product: MDSHDIKTYRLYDELAWLFPILTPPEEYAEEAECWKTVLRKNLGPGRHRILELGIGGGHNLSHLTGEFEATAVDLSPLMLEQCRKLNPDVTLHLGDMRNVRLGKIFSAVLIHDAINYLLNEKDLFLTFETTAAHLLPGGLLIVGPDHFRETFQDRRSEYATHTRDGLELTYFEHTFDPDPAGTSLETIMVYMLREGEKLDLQLDRHVTGIFSKATWDRLYREAGFSYTECEFHLPSLDQPYILLVGVRQ
- a CDS encoding heme-binding protein, giving the protein MSKKVDLAAALRVIEAAREKAEEIGVPMDIAVVDEGANLVAFQRMDGALLGAVDIAMNKAYTACSLKTDTGELAKIAQPGQPVFGVHISNQGRIIIFAGGVPIKDGEKVVGAIGVSSGSLAQDQAVAEAGIAAF
- the arfB gene encoding alternative ribosome rescue aminoacyl-tRNA hydrolase ArfB, translated to MLKVGYNLFLAENELTEKFIRSGGPGGQNVNKVSTAVQLRFNVRLSPSLPEPVRERLLYLARNRITADGVLVIEAHRFRTQEENRLAARERLTSLIRQAMETPRPRRPTRPSFLVNTQRIEHKRRHGQRKKWRRKIREGED
- the rmuC gene encoding DNA recombination protein RmuC, which produces MTDLYPLLNLLLLTVILVIVLITSSKTGGCDRLKGSTLVRGLREELRLVREESAQHSRGLREEVSRSQTLANEVLVRMVNTLGDNQKGLLEGLTRATRESAEGTRREIEALSQRVVETLREIQAANETKLEAVRNTVTGQLRLLLEDQRRQEGEVVSTLNALREASRHDQERARSLLEVQFRQIQESNEKKLDEMRLTVDEKLHTTLEKRLGESFRLVSERLEAVQRGLGEMKTLADGVGDLKRVLSNVKERGTWGEYQLGAILAEILTPDQYAQNVRPREGGESVEFAVKLPGKDLDSDDPVWLPIDAKFPKEDYERLLEAVERSDAETVKAATGSLMVAVRKSAREIHDKYIAPPATTDFAIMFLPTEGLYAEVLRHPGFHDELQTRYRVLAAGPTTLSAILNSLRVGFQTLAIERRSHEVWRVLGAVKSEFGKFGAMLEKIKRQLHTTSNTIEQAQTRTRAMERSLRDVERLPEEARDLLELPDAEEGEQINSRPIPGRPGDGARIS